In Phaseolus vulgaris cultivar G19833 chromosome 3, P. vulgaris v2.0, whole genome shotgun sequence, the sequence CATATCTATCAAGTAATTATTGTgaataaaaaatcacaaatttgaGATATATAAAGCTTGACTCAAATTTGATTGACAAAAAgtattcataaaaatatttatataaaattatttgcaAAATAAAATGGTAACAGGATATATTTAtcataaaattgattatttGTCTCATTAAATAATAAGAGTAATCAGTACTTTCAGCATTTAAAAATTCAACTCGTGAAAGTTAAATTCTTTTATCTAAGCAAGCTTTTTCACGAAAAACTTATCTTCAAAAAATATTACTCATTAAAAGGGGCAACATTCCCGCCTTTAATTTTAGGAAACTAGAAATTAGTTTGGCAGATGACGATATTCTGAACTTTTTCCTTTGTCATTGTTAAATTCAAGGAAAAGGTTTACcagttctgtttttatttttattattattattatataaaatctatccttaaaaatacttataatttttgaaatcatAATTATGTACTCTTGTAGAcataattacttttattatgtATTCAGTTTTTAAACAAGTATAACAGAAAAAATAGCAGATAGATTAATGTCACGGTCacaaattcatatttaataGCAAGACGTTATACTCCGTAACCTTGAACACGTCCAGAAGGTTTCCTCATATttgaacttttatttttaattaaatcattCAGCTAGTAATTTTATTACTgcattgaatttttaattttgattattcCCAATTAGCAATAATGATATCTACAAACACCATCACGAACTCAGTTTACGATATAATCAACTCAAGTCTTATCCTGATCTTGCCATTAAAGCTTAATTAGAATCGAAAATCACAGCCTGCTTTCGGTGTTTCAAAGTCCGCAAACCTTCACAACCAGGGTGACGCGGGAAGAAAGAAACAAGTTATTTCCCCTCGTATGAAAACTTTTAAGTCGCGCAGAGGTCAGGAATAATATAACTTCATCCCCCATAATATGCATATTTTTCTTCTGTACATTGAATTCAGATTCTTTCCAAATTCCCTAAATTAGGATTTTTCAGCATAGCCTTGGAGTGAGGAAGGCTGTAGAAAAACCAGCCATCACACAGATGTGAGTTCCTTTGTGCACATCCTTGAGAAGGTGAATGATGCTGTTAGAAAGTGAATTATCTCCTAAAGTGATCTCTCATAAAGAAGGAGTGTCTAAGAGCTTCCTTGGCTGTAAGTCTTTCAGAAGGGTCAAATCTAAGTAACCCCTGCAAGAGATGTATGAGATCGCCGGCTGAATGATCTACATGATGCATTATAAGGTTCTGCATATATTTGCAGAGAAAAATTGCTGATTAACGTCAATATAAATAATTCAAACTGCTTTATACAGTTAAatcaaaaacttaaaaattaaacaaaccTGTAGCCTTGGTAGCTTCATTACAGCTTTGATACTCTCCCTTGAAGTCGCACCATCAGGCCAGTGTAATCTACCCCTTCTAACATACTTCTCAGCATGTCGGCTAATCATGTGGAAAACAAAATACAAACTCAATAATCAAAATTTAAGTATCAACCAATTGAAAGTTCACATGGTAAGTCACTTACTCGACTCTCTTCAACATGTGCAGTGGTAATGGACCAAGTACCCTTTCCATCATTGCAAGATGTTCTAAATTTTCATGAGTCTGAAATAAAGCTTCGCCCTGTAAAAGAAAGtcacaatttaaaaatagaaactatAGAGATGGATAGGTGCAACAAGTGTAAAGGTTTTGAAAGAGACAAACATACCGTGCATAACTC encodes:
- the LOC137807926 gene encoding serine/threonine-protein kinase AFC2-like isoform X3; amino-acid sequence: MTKEAIVMHDLRMIHTDLKPENILLVSPEYVKVPDYKSSSRSPGSYFKKVPKSSAIKVIDFGSTTYEREDQNYIVSTRHYRAPEVILGLGWSYPCDIWSAGCILVELCTGEALFQTHENLEHLAMMERVLGPLPLHMLKRVDRHAEKYVRRGRLHWPDGATSRESIKAVMKLPRLQNLIMHHVDHSAGDLIHLLQGLLRFDPSERLTAKEALRHSFFMRDHFRR